GGCTCGTCAAGCCCGCGCCAGCCCCTGACCTCTACCTCAAAGCCCTTCACGTCGAGACGCATCTTCTTGATCAGCCTGCCCCAGTTGACAGTCAGACAGCCACCTATAGCGGCCAAGAGGTATTCCGTCGGGTTTGGTCCTTTGTTGTGGCCGTCCGTGTTCGTGTCTATGTGAAAGGTAAACTCCCTCACCTTCGCTTCACTTCCGACGTTGCCGTCCCACTTCAGGTGTGCTGAATACTCAAGGCGCTTCATGAAATCACCATTGAAAGTTATCCCCGCCATTTTTAAAACCCAGTACAAACCAAAGGTTAAGAACACTAATTTTCCAAAAAGCATTTAAATCGTGTTACTATATTGGGTTTCGGTGACACAATGAAGAACACGCCCGATGATCGTATGGGAATTGTGCTCCAGTACATAGGGAAACTCCGAGTCGGAGTGTTCCACCCCTTGAAAACTCACCAGTTCTATCCCCGGAAAATCCCAGGGGGGATAACCAAACTCGAATGGAGGGCCTGAAATGAAGAGATTGATGGCAGTTCTTCTGGTGCTGTTCGTAGTTCTTGCAGGCGGTTGCGTGGGTACTTCCTCAAATGGGGCAGAGAAAGCCTCACAGCAGTACATAACCGTAACAGACTCCCTGGGCAGAATCGTCCAGGTTCCTGTGAATGTCCAGAAGGTCGTTGCCATCGGGCCAGGAGCCCTTAGGCTCATCGTCTACCTCAACGCGAGCAATATGGTCGTGGGAGTGGAGGACTTCGAGAAGAAGTACTCCTACGGAAGGCCCTACATCATCGCTCACCCGGAGCTGAAGAACCTCCCGAGCATAGGCCCGGGAGGCCCTGGAAAGCTTCCCAACCTCGAAGCACTCGCCAACGTCTCCCCTGACGTGATAATAGCGGTATTCATAAGCAAGGAGCAGGCCGATGAGATTCAGGAGAAGACTGGGATTCCAGTCGTTGTCCTCAGCTACGGTGCGAGGGGAGGAATGAAAGGTTTCAACGATCCTCAGCTCATAGAATCAATACAGCTGGCAGGTAAAATACTGCACAGGGAAAAGCGGGCAAAGGAACTCGTTGACTTCTTAAACTCCGTCCAGGAAGACCTGCAGAAGAGGATGAAGGGTGAGAAGAGCCCAAGGGTTTACGTAGGTGGGATAGGTTACAAGGGTGCCCACGGAATAGAGAGCACCTACGGCGACTACGCCCCCTTCGAAGTGCTGAACCTCACCAACATAGCCTCTTCCCTCGGCCCCGGCTGGAAGACCGTTGACAAGGAGTGGCTCCTCAAGGAAGACCCGGACTACCTCTTCATCGATGAAGGCGGCTTGAAAATAATCCTCGACGACTATAGGAAGAACCCGGACTTCTACAGGGCACTGAGCGCCCTAAAAGAGGGCAGGGTGTACGGACTGCTCCCGTTCAACTTCTACAACACCAACCTCGGAACGGCTATAGCAGATACCTACTACATTGGAAAAGTTCTCTACCCGGAGCGCTTCAGCGACGTTGATCCAGTGAAGAAAGCGGACGAAATCTATGCATTCCTCGTTGGAAAGCCGGTCTATGAAACCCTCAAGGAGCAGTTCGGCGGCTTCGGAAAGATAGACTTCGAGAACGGAACCGTTAAGTACTCACTGCCAACTTCACCGTGATGCCCATGGACTACGAGGGATACATCGCCAGAAAGTTCCTCATCGGCCTCTTTTTACTTCTTCTCACACTCCTGGTTAGCCTGTACTCTCTGTCCCACGGTTCGTACTCACTGTCCACGGGTGATGTCATAAACACGCTCCTTGGAAGGGAGGGCGGAAACGCTTACCTCATAGTCTGGAAGGTTCGCCTGCCGCGTATAGTTGCCGCCCTTTTCGTTGGTGCTTCCCTCGCCGTCTCCGGCGCGGTAATGCAGGGGTTCTTGAGAAACCCCCTGGCGAGTCCGTTCACAATGGGAGTCTCCCACGGGGCTATGTTCGGTGCCTCTCTCGCCATAATCCTCGGTGCCGGCTATGCGGAGAGCACCGGTAGAATCTCGCTCGACAACCCGTATGCAGTGGTCATCTTCGCGTTCGCTGGTGCCATGGCTGCTGTGGGCGTGATTCTTTTGCTGGCAAAGCTCAAGGGACTTTCCCCAGAGGCAATAATCCTCGCCGGAGTAGCTATGAGCTCCCTCTTTGTGGCACTAACGACCTTCATCCAGTACTTTGCGGATGAACTCCAGCTAGCGGCGATGGTCTACTGGAGCTTCGGCGACCTTGGAAGAGCAACCTGGAGGGAGGACGTTATACTGCTCCTGGTCTTTGCACCGGTGTTTGCATACTTCATCGTGAAGAGGTGGGATTTGAACGCCTCCGCAGTTGGAGAGGAAGTGGCCAAAAGCGTTGGTGTGGAGGTAGAGAGGGTTCGCCTCGTATCCACTTTCCTTGCCGCCCTGATAACTGCCATCAGTGTGGCCTTCGTTGGGGTTATAGGGTTTGTTGGCTTGATAGCTCCACATCTTATCAGGCTCATAGCGGGGGGAGACTACAGGTTTCTGATACCCCTCTCGGCCCTCGCAGGTGCTTTACTCCTCGTCACGGCGGACACCGTTGCGAGGCTTGTACTTGCCCCCACTGTACTCCCCGTTGGGATAGTGACATCATTCCTTGGAGCTCCGGCCTTCATATACCTCCTCGTCAGGATGGAGGGACGAAGATGACCGCTGTTGAGGCCAGAAACCTTCACTACTCCTACAACGGCACTGAAGTCCTGAAGGGCATCAACCTGAAGATTGAGGATGGGGAGTTTGTCGCAATACTCGGCCCGAACGGCGCCGGGAAGAGCACCCTGCTGAAGTGTCTCTCTGGAATCCTCAGGTGCAATGGTGTTTATATCTCAGGACGGCCAATTGGGGAGTACTCTAGGAACGAACTAGCGAGGCTTGTGGCCTATATCCCGCAGAGAACGGAACCGGGTTTTATGACCGTGTTCGATACAGTTCTGCTTGGTAGAAGACCCTACATGGGATTGAGGCCCTCGAAGAGGGATGTAGAGGTCGTTAAAAACGCACTGAAAAAGCTGGGGATAGATCACCTCGCCTTAAGGCCCACCAGGGGGCTGAGCGGTGGCGAACTTCAAAAGGTCGGCATAGCGCGCGCCCTGGCACAGGAGCCTGAGATTTTTATGTTTGACGAGCCAACGAACAACCTTGACATCAGGAGCCAGCTTGAGGTCATGAAGCTTGCGCGCGAGCTCTCTTCTGGGGGCAAAACCGTTATCATGGTCATGCACGAGATCAACCTCGCCATCCGCTTTGCGGAGAGGTTCGTCTTCATTTCAGAGGGACGGGTTGTTGCGGACGGTGGCCGTGAGATCCTGAAGCCTTCATTGTTCAGGGAGGTTTACGGAACGGAGGTCGAAATCGGGGAGGTGCACGGGATTCCGGTTGTTGTCCCCCTCTAATTACTCAAATGTGGGCAGTACTGTCAAATTTCTGGACAAACCTTTTAAGCCCTTGGGAAAACCTAAGTCGGAGGTGTTGCAGATGACGATCAAAGCTCCTACCCTCAACATAGGCGGACTTGGCGCCGATCCGCTCACCCAGAGGATTCAGGAGAAGCAGAAGAAGTGGAAGTACAAAATAGCCGTCCTGAGCGGTAAGGGCGGCGTTGGTAAGAGCACAGTCGCGGTCAACCTCGCTGCCGCCCTCGCGAAGATGGGCTATTTCGTTGGAATCCTAGATGCCGACATACACGGGCCGAACGTCGCCAAGATGCTCGGCGTTGACAAGGCCGACGTTCTTGCCGAGAGAATGGACGATGGAAGGTTTGAGATGATCCCCCCAATGGCGGACTTCATGGGTCAGGTAACTCCTATCAAGGTCATGAGCATGGGCTTCCTCGTTCCAGAGGATCAGCCTGTCATATGGCGCGGTTCCCTCGTGACCAAGGCCATAAAACAGCTCCTTGGAGATACAAAGTGGGGAGAACTTGACTTCATGATAATCGACTTCCCGCCTGGAACCGGCGACGAAATCCTCACCGTTACCCAGAGCATCCCCCTTGATGCGGCTGTGATAGTCACAACTCCACAGGAGGTAGCCCTACTCGACACTGGGAAGGCCGTCAACATGATGAAGAAGATGGAGGTTCCCTACATAGCGGTCGTCGAGAACATGAGCTACCTCATCTGCCCGCATTGCGGCAACGAGATAGACCTCTTCGGCAGGGGTGGTGGAAGAAAGCTCGCCGAAAAGGAAGGCGTTGAGTTCCTCGGTGAAATACCGATAGACCTCAAGGCCAGGGAGGCCAGCGATGCGGGAATCCCGATAGTCCTCTATGGAGACACCATGGCGGCAAAGGCATTCATGGAGCTGGCTGAGAAGCTCGTTAAGAAGCTTGAGGAAATGAAGGGCGAGAAAGCTGAGGAGTAAACCCTTTAAGTTTTACATTTCAACCTTTTCAGCGCGGCTCAGGCCGGCGGGAGCCGAAGCGATGGGGCCGCGCTGGACCAGGCTGCATTAACTTTTTAACACCTTTTTCATACCAATTGCGGGAGGCAGATGAAGAAGGCTCTTCCTGCTCTGTTTCTCATACTGATGCTGGCGGGCTCCGTTTCAGCCGCTGAGGTTAGTTATCGCCCTAACAAAGATGCGTTCGTGAAGTTTCTTGATTCGAATCTGACGTATCAAGTTGTTCCGGGCAACGACCCATGGTCGAGGGGATGGGCTGTTTACGTCGATGAAAAGCTCTCCGCTGTCAAAACACACGGAAACGATACCTTCGTTCTCGTTGGGAACGTTTATACAAACGACCTGATTGCCAAGATCTGGAACGAGACTGGCCTTGATCCCTCTGCTTCTCTAGAGCCTTCAATCATTGTGCTGAATGGCACTGTCCTGATTACCGGAAGCTCTGAGAACCTTTATCTGACATACGAGCCGTTTGTTGATATAAAAGAGAACACTGTAAAAATTGCGGTTGTTACTCTGAGCATTATCGTTTATGCTGTTATCCTGATGTTAGTTTTAAGAAGGGACGGGAGCTACGCTGGAAGCACCTTCCTGATGGGTGCTCTTCTTTTAGGGGAATGGGTTCTACTCGAACCAATCCCTGCACACCTGATTTCAAAAACACTCTACCTTTCTCTGGCACGTTTGAACGGCGCCCCTATCAATGATGTGCCCATCGTAATAATTTCCCACACTCTGGAAGTTCTTCCCCCCGATGAGAGGCTGTTCTGGGCAGTGAGGTGGCTTTTGATCTTTGTCCTTCTCGGCGTAACCGCTTACACTGCCCATAGAAGGGAACGCAGTCTGGGTATTGTGGCGTTCTTTTTGGTGCTCTCCGCGCCCTCGTTTAGGGAGTGGCTCCTGACTTCGAACGATATATTGGGATTGCTGGCCTTCGCGGTTGTGGTGGCAATTGTGTGCAGTTCAAACTTCGCCCCCTCTTCTTCGGGGGTCTTTTCGATGCTTTTGATGGCGCTGTTCACGGTGGTGGGAACGGCCTTCAATCCCTGTCTGGCTCTCTTGCCCTTTGTCTTTGTTATAGTATTCCCGGGTAGGGTCAGCAGAAACGTTCCTTACTTACTGCTATCATCAATTGGAGCCCTCTGGGTATATTACAATCTTGGAAAATCCTGGATATCGCCTTGGTATCCTGGAGCATTCCATACTGAGATTATAACTGAAAATATCGCGAAAGAAGCGTTGCTCCAGCTGGTAGTTCTGGTGTATGTTGGGGCTAAGATTATTGGGGGAAGAAAAGATATCAAAATCCGGAAAAAGGGTCCAACGGTGTTCGTTGGAGTCGTTACTGGGATACTACTGCTTTTAACACCCTTTAAATCCGAGCTTCTTCCTTATGCACTCTTCTCTCTATCTGTGCTTGCCGTCAGGCTGATCAGGGCTTCTCCTCAAATTTGATTGCCCCGAAGACGGCTCCGGGCAAGTGTGGTCCTATGGCCTTTATGATTCCAGGAGCCTGGGTGCCCTTCTTCAGAACCAGGAGGGTCTCCATAAGGCCGAGTTCCTCCAGCCTCTTAACGTCCCTTCCGTGACCCGTCCTTATGAGTGCTTCCTCCACTTTTTCACTGATGGTTCCGACAACAAAGAGCTTGTCGAATCCGTCACTTATCCATGACTTGATGCGCTTCAACTGCTCCTCGGTGAAGGCCAGCTCGACTTCCCTAGCTCCAAACTCGACCCTAGTGACTTCCACTTCCACTGGAAGGTTATCAACCCATCCAAACCTGCGTATCATCCCCCTGACCGGAATGTCTCCGAAGGTCTTTTTGAGGTAGTAAAGGGGCAACAAAGCGTCCTTTGGGGCCGGTCTGAACACGCCTATGTCCACGTAGGCCCCGTAGCCGACCTTTCCAAGGTCGATGAAGCGTCCGCGGTAGCTCTGGCCTTCTTCCACGTTCTTCAGACTGTAGGGGACTTCGCCGAACTCCTCTCTGACGAGGTTGGCACTTACCTCTTCGTCTTCCCCTGAGAGGGTTACCTTCACCCAGTTCTTCTTAACAGCTGAGAGCTTCCACTCAACATCAAGCTCGCCGAGAAGCGAGCGGAGCTTTTTGTTCAGCTTTTCAAAGCCGCTTCTGTCTCCATAAACCTTCTCCAGAATAACAACTTCCCGCATCTTCACCATCCCCGAAGTTCATTAAGAGGCCATTCACTCAGACCTTGACTTCTTTTTCTTTGAGGTCTTTCTGGGCTTCTTCTTGAGGCCCAGCTCGATCTCAAGCTCCTCAATTCGTCTTTTGAGTTCCTCTATGATGTGTGTGTTGTCGTACTGCATGAGCATCTTGCCGCAGATCGGGCACTGGAACTCGTACTCCATTGCCTCATCAAAGGTGAGCTTTGGATGCCCCTCAGTGCCGCACCAGTAGTATATCTCACTGGTTTCCTCCTCCAGCATCTCCTTGAGCTTCTTAAGCTCCGCCATTTTTCTGGAACGAATTATTTCGGGGAGCTTTTTGGTCTCAAGGCGCCAGTAGTAGTAATACCATCCGGTTTCAGGGTCCCTGATTCTCTTGAAGTCGGCCAGCCCCTCGTCGTTGAGCATGTAGAGTATTCTCCTTACCGTGTTCACCCTTATGCCTGTTGCCTCTGCCAGCTCTTCATCGGTGGCCTCTTTCATTTTTTCGAGAGCCTTGACTACCTCAACGGCCTCTTCTCCACCTATCTCCTGTGCGATTTCGAGGAGCTCCTTGTTCTTGCGCTTTGCCACTGACAGCAGCCTCCCAGAGTTTGATTTTATTCTGAGTGGATACAATCGCCTTAACGGGTAAACTCCAATAGAAAAATAGGGCCCAATGATATATATACCTTTCCCGTCTCCATAGAAACTATAATGAACAGAAAAGGACATCAATCATTAAAGTATTCGTCCAGAAGCTCCTTGGCAGAGGGCTTGTAAAGCTCAAGAACCTCGATTTTTTCTATCACGTTCCCCTCGCGGAGCTTCAGTTTTACCTTGCCCCCGTAAACCTGAAGGTCATCGAGCATTCCATAGATGGCATCTTCAGCCTCCAGAGGGCTTTTAAACTTCATGATGTACTCCCCATCCTCAGTGATGAGCTTGACCCAGTACTCGTTTTTCCTTTTGAAAGGACGGGTAATCTTTGGCTTGAAGTTGTCGATTACGACTTCCAAAGGACTCACCTCCAGCCTAAGCCCCTTCTGCTACCATATCATTAAGGCGATGCTCTTTTAAGGGTTTTCTATTTCGCTCTTAATGAGTCTTGTACCTGCCTATTTAAA
This sequence is a window from Thermococcus kodakarensis KOD1. Protein-coding genes within it:
- a CDS encoding Mrp/NBP35 family ATP-binding protein, producing MTIKAPTLNIGGLGADPLTQRIQEKQKKWKYKIAVLSGKGGVGKSTVAVNLAAALAKMGYFVGILDADIHGPNVAKMLGVDKADVLAERMDDGRFEMIPPMADFMGQVTPIKVMSMGFLVPEDQPVIWRGSLVTKAIKQLLGDTKWGELDFMIIDFPPGTGDEILTVTQSIPLDAAVIVTTPQEVALLDTGKAVNMMKKMEVPYIAVVENMSYLICPHCGNEIDLFGRGGGRKLAEKEGVEFLGEIPIDLKAREASDAGIPIVLYGDTMAAKAFMELAEKLVKKLEEMKGEKAEE
- a CDS encoding FecCD family ABC transporter permease, yielding MDYEGYIARKFLIGLFLLLLTLLVSLYSLSHGSYSLSTGDVINTLLGREGGNAYLIVWKVRLPRIVAALFVGASLAVSGAVMQGFLRNPLASPFTMGVSHGAMFGASLAIILGAGYAESTGRISLDNPYAVVIFAFAGAMAAVGVILLLAKLKGLSPEAIILAGVAMSSLFVALTTFIQYFADELQLAAMVYWSFGDLGRATWREDVILLLVFAPVFAYFIVKRWDLNASAVGEEVAKSVGVEVERVRLVSTFLAALITAISVAFVGVIGFVGLIAPHLIRLIAGGDYRFLIPLSALAGALLLVTADTVARLVLAPTVLPVGIVTSFLGAPAFIYLLVRMEGRR
- a CDS encoding ABC transporter ATP-binding protein — translated: MTAVEARNLHYSYNGTEVLKGINLKIEDGEFVAILGPNGAGKSTLLKCLSGILRCNGVYISGRPIGEYSRNELARLVAYIPQRTEPGFMTVFDTVLLGRRPYMGLRPSKRDVEVVKNALKKLGIDHLALRPTRGLSGGELQKVGIARALAQEPEIFMFDEPTNNLDIRSQLEVMKLARELSSGGKTVIMVMHEINLAIRFAERFVFISEGRVVADGGREILKPSLFREVYGTEVEIGEVHGIPVVVPL
- the tfe gene encoding transcription factor E, with product MAKRKNKELLEIAQEIGGEEAVEVVKALEKMKEATDEELAEATGIRVNTVRRILYMLNDEGLADFKRIRDPETGWYYYYWRLETKKLPEIIRSRKMAELKKLKEMLEEETSEIYYWCGTEGHPKLTFDEAMEYEFQCPICGKMLMQYDNTHIIEELKRRIEELEIELGLKKKPRKTSKKKKSRSE
- a CDS encoding iron ABC transporter substrate-binding protein, which codes for MKRLMAVLLVLFVVLAGGCVGTSSNGAEKASQQYITVTDSLGRIVQVPVNVQKVVAIGPGALRLIVYLNASNMVVGVEDFEKKYSYGRPYIIAHPELKNLPSIGPGGPGKLPNLEALANVSPDVIIAVFISKEQADEIQEKTGIPVVVLSYGARGGMKGFNDPQLIESIQLAGKILHREKRAKELVDFLNSVQEDLQKRMKGEKSPRVYVGGIGYKGAHGIESTYGDYAPFEVLNLTNIASSLGPGWKTVDKEWLLKEDPDYLFIDEGGLKIILDDYRKNPDFYRALSALKEGRVYGLLPFNFYNTNLGTAIADTYYIGKVLYPERFSDVDPVKKADEIYAFLVGKPVYETLKEQFGGFGKIDFENGTVKYSLPTSP
- a CDS encoding OsmC family protein, which translates into the protein MKRLEYSAHLKWDGNVGSEAKVREFTFHIDTNTDGHNKGPNPTEYLLAAIGGCLTVNWGRLIKKMRLDVKGFEVEVRGWRGLDEPQLKEITYKITVFTNEDEKKIMRVKELAEKYGTVFNTVGAEKIKGEVEIIKPADP
- a CDS encoding DUF2110 family protein; translated protein: MREVVILEKVYGDRSGFEKLNKKLRSLLGELDVEWKLSAVKKNWVKVTLSGEDEEVSANLVREEFGEVPYSLKNVEEGQSYRGRFIDLGKVGYGAYVDIGVFRPAPKDALLPLYYLKKTFGDIPVRGMIRRFGWVDNLPVEVEVTRVEFGAREVELAFTEEQLKRIKSWISDGFDKLFVVGTISEKVEEALIRTGHGRDVKRLEELGLMETLLVLKKGTQAPGIIKAIGPHLPGAVFGAIKFEEKP